One Spinacia oleracea cultivar Varoflay chromosome 4, BTI_SOV_V1, whole genome shotgun sequence DNA segment encodes these proteins:
- the LOC110786622 gene encoding uncharacterized protein: MSSQRQLVTARDLVEEAKKRIVILSICVVGLSYLMSLTSTSVWWNLPAAAVLIIIFRYFSLDFETRRKEAAYNSRNSGKITIQEKPLDVPKTLVKKDQWRSKVNSPPVEDAIDQLTRHIVSEWVTDLWYSKLTPDGDGPEELVQLMNGVLGEIAYRMKHINLIDLLMRDVIHLICKHLELFRICQAKIKKNLASLSFDQRDMELKIVLGSENKLHPLLFSIESEHKVLQHIMDGLLSLTFKPEDLQCSFFRYVSRELLACAVIRPVLNLANPRFINERIEQVVISARKKNGEAATTNNSSLLKQNGGNSDHFSPFPDPSVSGVELVELKSIQSKSSMDKLGKEKVDSEDASKDPLLLVDTRSTRSWSSLPFGSAAAAGSHIDRSASGGEWGDMLDYFSRKKKQTLAPENFENMWSKGRDYNGKDTQITNHVHPGSSIKRSDAVNSSKVFAKQKERHNIASAERGVILPGSNVRPQSETMYISADSNMSTPPPLTSDEDDEEQKLMETELLSSSQSSSGDEEDRVTGLDSPTTKVWDGRTNRSSGVSHIRHPLEGLEGKKGKKGNRGQYQKLHRQQSGRKRSRLGSQKVPLWQEVERTNFLPGDGKDVHPLKPNVKDDDSSDDYDMEIVGRLQSGTTASSSASSLPGSFTSTVNSPQTAFLDDTFFKLRCEVLGANIVTSSSKTFAVYSISVIDVERNSWSIKRRYRHFEELHRRLKEYPEYNLHLPPKHFLSTGLDVLVIQERCQLLGQYLKKLMQLPTVSGSIDVWDFLSIDSQTYTFSSAFSIIETFSVKPHDSSANMSSLGGPKVNHLQPRRDHAESENKDQSPPKNPVKEVGKLAGDSDSRIQSNGRKGNEGAVQQNVGKEGDIADDPTFPMEWVPPNLSGPILDLVDVVFQLQEGAWIRRKAFWVAKQVLQLGMGDALDDWLVEKIQRLRKGSVVASGIKRVEQILWPDGIFITKHPSRQRPPASGSPSQKSSDGKIPDQLSSPKAENFEDIAELQEEEADRRAKFVYELMIDNAPAAVVSIVGHKEYEQCAKDLYYFLQSSVCLKQLVMDLLQLVLLHAFPELDHVFKQLDEEKHKFGEFKAT, encoded by the exons ATGAGTTCGCAGAGGCAGTTGGTGACTGCTCGTGACTTGGTGGAAGAAGCTAAGAAGCGAATCGTCATTCTTTCAATATGTGTTGTGGGTCTTTCCTATCTCATGTCCT TGACAAGCACCTCAGTTTGGTGGAATCTGCCTGCTGCGGCCGTCCTAATCATAATCTTCCGCTATTTTTCCTTGGATTTTGAGACGCGGAGAAAAGAGGCAGCTTATAATAGCAGGAACTCTGGAAAGATTACAATTCAGGAGAAGCCTCTTGATGTACCTAAAACTTTGGTTAAGAAGGATCAATGGAGAAGCAAAGTCAATTCCCCTCCTGTCGAGGATGCAATTGACCAGTTGACTAGACATATAGTTTCTGAATGGGTCACAGATCTCTGGTATTCCAAATTAACCCCTGATGGGGATGGACCAGAGGAACTTGTGCAATTAATGAATGGCGTTTTGGGAGAAATTGCGTATCGTATGAAACATATTAATCTCATTGATCTGCTGATGAG GGATGTAATTCATCTGATATGCAAGCATCTGGAGCTTTTTCGTATATGTCAAGCAAAGATTAAGAAGAACTTGGCATCACTTTCTTTTGATCAGCGGGATATGGAGCTGAAAATAGTCCTGGGTTCTGAGAATAAATTACACCCACTTCTATTCTCTATTGAGTCAGAACATAAG GTTTTGCAGCACATAATGGATGGTCTTTTATCTCTTACTTTCAAACCTGAGGATCTGCAGTGTTCTTTCTTCCGCTATGTTTCTAGAGAGCTTCTTGCTTGTGCAGTAATTCGACCAGtgttgaacttggccaacccaAG GTTCATTAATGAAAGAATTGAACAAGTAGTGATATCTGCGAGGAAGAAAAATGGAGAAGCTGCAACAACAAATAATTCCTCGCTATTAAAGCAAAATGGAGGTAATTCTGATCACTTTTCTCCGTTTCCAGATCCCTCTGTCTCGGGTGTTGAACTTGTTGAGCTTAAGAGCATTCAGTCCAAAAGTTCTATGGATAAGCTCGGCAAAGAGAAGGTGGACAGCGAAGACGCGTCTAAGGATCCTTTACTGTTAGTTGATACTCGGTCTACTCGTTCTTGGAGTTCTCTGCCCTTTGGCTCTGCAGCTGCTGCTGGTAGTCACATTGATCGCTCAGCCTCTGGAGGTGAATGGGGTGATATGTTGGATTATTTTTCTCGCAAGAAGAAACAGACTCTTGCTCctgaaaattttgaaaatatgtGGTCAAAAGGGAGAGATTACAATGGCAAAGACACTCAAATAACGAATCATGTTCATCCAGGTTCTTCAATTAAGAGGTCTGATGCAGTTAATTCTTCGAAAGTCTTTGCAAAACAGAAGGAAAGACACAATATTGCTTCTGCAGAGAGAGGTGTTATTCTTCCTGGTTCAAATGTGAGGCCTCAGTCTGAAACAATGTACATCAGTGCTGATAGTAACATGTCGACTCCACCTCCACTTACATCcgatgaagatgatgaggaGCAAAAACTCATGGAGACAGAATTGTTAAGCAGTAGTCAAAGTTCCTCAGGTGATGAAGAAGATAGAGTTACAGGTCTAGATTCTCCAACCACCAAAGTATGGGATGGTAGAACTAATAGGAGTTCTGGTGTCTCTCATATCCGCCATCCACTTGAGGGCTTAGAGGGAAAGAAGGGGAAGAAGGGTAACAGAGGGCAGTATCAAAAATTGCATAGACAACAAAGTGGTCGGAAAAGGTCTAGATTAGGCAGTCAAAAGGTGCCATTGTGGCAAGAGGTTGAGAGGACAAACTTCTTGCCGGGAGATGGAAAAGATGTACACCCTTTGAAACCAAATGTGAAAGACGATGACTCTAGTGATGATTATGACATGGAGATTGTGGGTAGACTTCAGAGTGGAACTACTGCTTCTTCATCTGCTTCATCGTTGCCCGGAAGCTTTACGTCAACCGTTAACTCCCCTCAAACTGCGTTCTTAGACGACACATTTTTCAAGCTGAGATGTGAG GTCTTGGGTGCAAATATTGTCACAAGTAGCTCAAAAACCTTTGCTGTATATTCCATATCGGTCATAGATGTTGAAAGAAACAGTTGGTCGATTAAAAGAAG ATATCGACATTTTGAGGAGCTACATCGACGTTTGAAGGAATATCCAGAGTATAATCTTCATTTGCCGCCGAAACATTTTCTGTCAACTGGCCTTGATGTGCTCGTGATTCAAGAACGCTGTCAATTGCTTGGTCAATATCTGAAG AAGCTCATGCAACTTCCAACTGTTTCAGGATCGATTGATGTGTGGGACTTCCTAAGTATTGACTCTCAG ACGTACACATTTTCCAGTGCCTTTTCCATCATTGAGACGTTTTCAG TTAAGCCACATGACAGTAGTGCAAATATGTCCTCTCTTGGTGGCCCAAAGGTGAATCACTTACAACCTAGGAGGGATCATGCAGAGTCTGAAAACAAAGATCAATCACCTCCAAAAAACCCTGTAAAAGAGGTTGGAAAACTTGCGGGAGATTCCGATAGCAGGATACAAAGTAATGGAAGAAAGGGGAATGAAGGTGCCGTGCAGCAAAATGTTGGAAAAGAAGGGGATATTGCTGATGATCCAACCTTTCCTATGGAG TGGGTGCCACCAAACCTGAGTGGCCCCATCTTAGATTTGGTAGATGTTGTGTTTCAGCTTCAGGAAGGAGCATGGATCAG GCGGAAGGCTTTTTGGGTTGCCAAACAAGTGTTGCAGTTAGGAATGGGTGATGCACTTGATGATTGGTTGGTTGAGAAGATCCAGCGCCTACGCAAGGGATCAGTAGTTGCTTCAGGGATCAAGCGGGTTGAGCAG ATACTTTGGCCAGATGGAATATTCATCACAAAGCATCCCAGTAGACAGAGACCACCTGCCTCTGGTAGCCCGTCTCAGAAGTCTTCTGATGGCAAGATTCCTGATCAGTTATCATCACCAAAGGCAGAGAATTTCGAGGATATTGCTGAGCTTCAAGAGGAGGAGGCTGATAGACGTGCCAAATTTGTCTATGAGCTAATGATTG ATAACGCTCCTGCGGCTGTTGTAAGCATTGTTGGTCATAAGGAGTATGAACAGTGTGCCAAGGATCTGTACTACTTCCTTCAG TCATCTGTGTGTCTGAAACAGCTTGTCATGGATCTCCTTCAACTTGTGCTTTTGCATGCATTCCCGGAGCTAGATCATGTTTTTAAGCAGCTAGATGAAGAAAAACACAAGTTTGGAGAATTCAAGGCCACTTGA